A single Silvibacterium dinghuense DNA region contains:
- a CDS encoding glycosyl hydrolase — protein MKRAAMRWNATLGVLALACLVHGSAQTLSSLRSGFADPPSDAKPMVRWWWFGPAVEQPELARELDAMHAAGIGGVELAAEYPLTLDDPARHLVNLRYGSPEYLDMVHFAEDHARALGMRVDLTLGSGWPFGGPEVSLADAAGKLKIVAVPLGAADAKLPQSAEGDTFIAAFVVDGTPAHYDAEHARQITSNTMPASLESAAGKPEVELFFFASHTRQQVKRAAFGGEGYVLDHMSKAAVDHYLDAVGSTLLRGFPDKPPYAIFSDSLEVYGADWTGALPEEFQRRRGYSLIPYLPLLAQGSTPQADAVRHDWAETLSDMVRDNYLLTVAQFAAAHGTRFRSQTYGTPGVTLFDEHVPQLPEGEGPQWRSFSFTRWASSANHIFGNDVTSAETFTWLHSPAFRATPLDMKAEADRMFLEGVNQIIGHGYPYSAPGVEEPGWSLYAAAALNDHNPWWPVMPDVTRYLTRVSWMLRQGKPANDVAILLPEADAQAAFRPGHVSVTEEMPHHITPALMGAVLDAGYNLDYLDLASAEARGIGYPVVVVPPTHRLSLRGLDVLQAYAAKGGKLIFIGDTPTLAAGQSDRLDHAKVEQGVAALLRQSVHVRDESELGAALAKAMPPDVELGDAAGKLGFLHRHLPSSDIYFLVNTSNQPVRWAPHVRAHRSIAEWWNPETGNVTMAVTDQVIVLPPYASRLLVLHDGPGISTAAAPQRATEQHATALGPWQIEFPGSAGSKPEPAERDQADTVWTDNAATRFYSGEAIYRTQVQVSAAEIGGPISLEFAPSLPIEDTQLPNKPGTRAWIDPPVREAAIVFVNGKRAGSLWHPPYALALTGLLHSGENSIELHVYNTAINELAGEPPRDYSALKAKYGDRFQMQDMNNLEPVPSGIRGPVRLVFGESEGAE, from the coding sequence ATGAAGAGAGCAGCGATGCGATGGAATGCAACTCTGGGTGTCCTCGCGCTGGCGTGCCTTGTGCACGGCAGCGCGCAGACCCTTTCCAGCCTGCGGTCAGGCTTTGCCGATCCACCTTCCGATGCGAAACCCATGGTGCGCTGGTGGTGGTTTGGCCCGGCCGTGGAACAGCCTGAACTCGCCCGCGAGCTCGATGCCATGCATGCGGCAGGCATCGGCGGCGTCGAGCTGGCAGCCGAGTATCCGCTCACGCTCGATGATCCGGCTCGGCATCTCGTCAATCTTCGTTACGGCTCACCGGAGTATCTCGACATGGTCCACTTCGCAGAGGACCATGCGCGTGCGCTTGGCATGCGTGTCGATCTCACCCTCGGCAGCGGCTGGCCCTTCGGTGGACCCGAAGTATCGCTTGCGGATGCTGCAGGCAAGCTGAAGATCGTCGCTGTGCCTCTTGGCGCGGCCGATGCGAAGCTGCCTCAGTCCGCCGAGGGCGACACGTTCATCGCCGCCTTTGTTGTCGATGGCACACCCGCGCACTACGACGCGGAGCATGCCCGTCAAATCACCAGCAATACGATGCCTGCATCGCTCGAGTCCGCAGCTGGCAAGCCTGAAGTCGAGCTCTTCTTCTTCGCCAGCCATACACGCCAGCAGGTCAAGCGCGCGGCCTTCGGTGGAGAAGGCTATGTCCTCGACCACATGTCGAAGGCTGCTGTCGATCACTACCTCGATGCCGTGGGCAGCACGCTGCTCCGCGGCTTTCCGGATAAGCCACCGTACGCCATCTTCTCCGATTCGCTCGAGGTCTATGGCGCCGATTGGACCGGCGCGCTGCCTGAAGAGTTCCAGCGCCGCCGTGGCTACAGCCTGATTCCATATCTGCCGCTGCTCGCGCAGGGAAGCACGCCTCAGGCCGATGCCGTTCGTCACGATTGGGCAGAAACGCTCTCCGACATGGTGCGCGACAACTATCTCTTGACGGTCGCGCAGTTCGCCGCTGCTCATGGCACCCGGTTCCGCTCGCAGACCTACGGTACACCGGGTGTCACGCTCTTCGATGAGCATGTTCCGCAGCTGCCGGAAGGCGAAGGCCCGCAATGGCGGAGCTTTTCCTTTACGCGCTGGGCCAGCTCCGCGAATCACATCTTCGGAAACGATGTGACCTCCGCGGAAACCTTCACCTGGCTGCACTCGCCTGCCTTTCGCGCCACGCCTCTCGACATGAAGGCGGAGGCCGACCGCATGTTCCTCGAAGGCGTGAACCAGATCATCGGCCATGGCTATCCGTACTCTGCACCCGGCGTCGAGGAGCCGGGCTGGTCGCTCTATGCCGCGGCTGCGCTCAACGATCACAATCCATGGTGGCCTGTGATGCCCGACGTGACGCGCTATCTCACCCGCGTGAGCTGGATGCTGCGCCAGGGCAAGCCAGCCAACGATGTCGCCATCCTGCTCCCTGAGGCCGATGCACAGGCCGCCTTCCGTCCCGGCCATGTCTCCGTCACCGAGGAGATGCCGCATCACATCACGCCTGCGTTGATGGGCGCGGTGCTCGATGCAGGTTATAACCTCGACTATCTCGACCTGGCATCGGCAGAGGCGCGAGGCATCGGCTATCCCGTCGTCGTAGTGCCGCCTACGCATCGCCTCTCGCTGCGCGGCCTTGATGTGCTGCAGGCCTACGCGGCAAAGGGCGGAAAACTCATCTTTATTGGCGATACACCCACGCTCGCAGCCGGACAAAGCGATCGGCTGGATCATGCCAAGGTCGAGCAGGGAGTCGCCGCTCTGCTGCGTCAGTCAGTGCATGTCCGCGACGAAAGCGAACTGGGCGCGGCGCTCGCAAAGGCTATGCCGCCGGATGTCGAACTCGGGGACGCCGCAGGCAAGCTGGGTTTCCTCCATCGCCATCTGCCGTCTTCGGATATCTATTTCCTCGTAAACACCAGCAACCAGCCGGTGCGCTGGGCTCCGCATGTTCGCGCTCATCGCTCAATAGCCGAATGGTGGAACCCTGAAACTGGAAATGTAACCATGGCTGTGACGGATCAGGTCATCGTTCTTCCGCCGTATGCATCCCGCCTTCTCGTCCTGCATGATGGCCCTGGCATATCGACCGCTGCCGCGCCGCAGCGGGCTACAGAGCAGCACGCCACGGCTCTCGGGCCATGGCAAATCGAGTTCCCCGGCAGCGCCGGATCGAAGCCGGAACCGGCAGAGCGGGACCAGGCCGATACCGTGTGGACCGACAATGCCGCGACACGCTTCTACTCCGGGGAAGCGATCTATCGCACTCAGGTGCAGGTATCGGCGGCGGAGATCGGTGGTCCTATCTCGCTCGAGTTTGCGCCGTCTCTGCCCATCGAGGACACGCAGCTGCCGAACAAGCCGGGCACAAGAGCCTGGATCGATCCGCCTGTTCGCGAGGCGGCGATCGTCTTCGTCAACGGAAAGCGAGCCGGATCGCTCTGGCATCCGCCCTACGCTCTCGCGCTCACCGGACTGCTGCACAGCGGAGAGAACAGCATCGAACTTCATGTCTACAACACCGCGATTAATGAGCTCGCCGGCGAGCCGCCGCGCGACTACAGCGCGCTCAAGGCAAAGTACGGAGACCGTTTTCAGATGCAGGATATGAATAACCTCGAGCCTGTGCCCTCCGGCATCCGTGGCCCGGTGAGGCTCGTATTCGGCGAGAGCGAAGGCGCGGAGTGA
- a CDS encoding glycoside hydrolase family 28 protein: MRPFALFAALFMVAGSASAATIFVNDYGARGDGSTLDTAAIQRALDSAAGHHSTVTFRPGTYLTGSIFIRSGTHLDVPSGVTLRGVQNLDGYPLMPTRVAGIEMTWPAALVNVYEQHDVEITGSGIIDGDGSYWWKSYWDLRHDYDTKGLRWASDYDAKRPRLIQIFNARKVTLRGLTLQRSGFWTVHICYSTGVTVDHITIQNNIGGKGPSTDGVDIDSSSHVLVQHADIDVNDDALCLKAGRDADGLRVNRPTEHVVLRDSIIRRGAAAVTFGSETSGGFHDIEAYNLTAGTGVGAGVLLKSARVRGGGGSDLRIHDLHLDGVGIPIEVNLNWNPNYSYATLPAGVHDAPSYWKTLVQPVPAEQGLPHFSDVHIWNIEAKHAKTAIAIAAYPNAKLERFRLDHLHLEAQKAGHIDNADDVSLQDVTLVVPQDERLTTSDSTNIRGLDQIVYPSLESSPGTPHAEQSSRKTP, translated from the coding sequence ATGCGGCCATTCGCCTTGTTCGCGGCGCTTTTCATGGTGGCCGGCAGTGCCTCCGCGGCCACCATCTTTGTCAATGACTATGGTGCGCGCGGCGACGGCTCCACGCTCGATACCGCGGCTATCCAGCGCGCGCTCGACTCGGCCGCAGGCCATCACAGCACTGTCACCTTTCGCCCCGGTACCTATCTCACCGGTTCCATCTTCATTCGCAGCGGCACGCATCTCGATGTCCCATCCGGCGTCACGCTGCGTGGTGTGCAGAACCTCGATGGCTATCCTCTGATGCCTACGCGCGTCGCTGGCATTGAGATGACCTGGCCTGCGGCGCTCGTGAATGTTTATGAGCAGCACGATGTAGAGATTACCGGCAGCGGCATCATCGACGGCGATGGCTCCTACTGGTGGAAGAGCTACTGGGACCTGCGCCACGACTACGATACAAAGGGGCTGCGCTGGGCCTCTGACTACGACGCGAAGCGTCCGCGCCTCATCCAGATCTTCAACGCGCGTAAGGTCACGCTGCGTGGTCTTACGCTGCAGCGCTCCGGCTTCTGGACGGTCCACATCTGCTATTCCACCGGCGTTACCGTCGACCACATCACGATCCAGAACAACATTGGTGGCAAGGGGCCGTCGACCGATGGCGTCGATATCGACAGTTCTTCGCACGTGCTTGTCCAGCATGCTGACATCGATGTGAATGACGATGCGCTGTGTCTCAAGGCCGGCCGCGATGCCGACGGCCTGCGCGTCAACCGGCCCACCGAGCATGTCGTCCTTCGTGACTCCATCATTCGCCGTGGCGCTGCTGCGGTCACCTTCGGCAGCGAGACCTCAGGAGGCTTCCATGATATCGAGGCCTACAATCTCACCGCGGGGACCGGTGTAGGCGCCGGTGTGCTTCTCAAGAGCGCGCGCGTGCGCGGCGGCGGCGGATCGGATCTCCGCATCCATGATCTCCATCTCGACGGCGTCGGCATTCCCATCGAGGTCAACCTCAACTGGAATCCGAACTACAGTTATGCCACGCTGCCTGCCGGCGTGCACGATGCGCCGTCCTACTGGAAGACGCTCGTTCAGCCGGTGCCCGCGGAGCAGGGGCTGCCGCATTTCTCCGATGTGCACATCTGGAATATCGAGGCGAAACATGCGAAGACAGCCATCGCCATCGCCGCCTATCCTAATGCGAAGCTCGAGCGATTCCGCCTTGACCACCTGCATCTCGAAGCGCAGAAGGCTGGGCACATCGACAACGCCGACGACGTTTCGCTGCAGGATGTCACGCTCGTCGTTCCGCAGGATGAGCGGCTGACCACATCCGACAGTACGAATATCCGCGGGCTGGATCAGATCGTCTATCCTTCGCTCGAATCCTCACCCGGCACGCCTCACGCAGAGCAATCATCGAGGAAAACACCGTGA
- a CDS encoding carboxypeptidase regulatory-like domain-containing protein gives MWSSKAFFGFLMLLFLFGQLSSKVSAQTGGEAGIQGTITDKTGAVVPNASVTAVNQATHVTTTHSATGDGLYTISPVIPGIYTVVVTAPGFQQFRQENLSVDALKLTGLNVTLQVGNETTEVRVTAAPPPLETTNATLGGVLENHTYENLPLQMSGQQRDPTAFATLLPGTVSGTRAPVIGGTGNYLAAVYVDGIPLTTINQQGDNRVVSNAIPVEAIDQFQVVTSTPAAEYSGAGLINFTLHSGASQYHGVVASFFRNTAFDTWGFTPPGLTVTNSAGETVPAAKPAEHQNEFVASGGGPIPFMRKRGFFYVTYDKYHGRSGVNPNALTVPTTLMREGNFSELSDKIYDPTSTTACTAANNGTLCRNQFSGNVIPTDYLSPVALKMEQYLPATVNDQLVNNTIAGVPSGYDNWEIASRFDFDLSPKQRLSYVWTYGVRKNVPFTVGNSGYVLPMPYTQGGYATIIPLMTDVEDNWLISNSMSNQLKVAFNRFSQPVESLTDGVSPYRATADLGITNLPTGQAADEFPGITFGTNTPNPTAEAQWTSAGASGATQTTVPNTYTLLDNFLLVKGKHSLTIGAQLQWLQDNVASQLGPSGIYTAAVNANSTANFVGSTLSTGTSGFSYASFLLGAMPSSGIAIQAVSETGGRYHDFSPYVQDDWKVTPKLTLNLGLRWDYLTPFHEVEDRWSFLNPDLTNTATGNKGMLQFAGNRGAGVSCQCTTPVQTYMKNFGPRIGFAYQVTPRTVIRGGYGLVYSLGGGVGGRSGAGNGTGATGFNVTATTPAEVTSGASAGPSYYLNNSTYFQGAGLANMAYGGPSYTLPTTPAINAAAQTTNTGNYLNSAGSWVTASSIAYADPYLSGRAPEFNLFNFGIQQALNDNIVLTMNYAGTSSHFLAPSAATARGQWSNQINPAYILTLGGVADSTGKTPLLGALATPANVAILQQAIPSFQLPYASISGTSSRASIAQLLVAFPQYSGVTDTWGSNVANLSYNSMQVSLSQRPWHGLSYTVNYTWSKNMGDDGTFRSSFNLPAGVVDGGKSYKMDRIDRSLTVVDTPQAAAAFGVWQMPFGKAGLTGSNAITRSLFKGWQISSIYTYASGVPLAITYGGCTAPLSGTCEPDYAPNFGGKVRINGAYGSHATNKNFTKQYINPAAFVAPSTYAPTTSGATFASPINRIGNAARTAPYGLRNPNHWNDDVSLRRTFPIHEQINFVFEVDSLNVANHPTFSGVNTAWGPSGTSAYSSFGEVTGASGNRDFQFAGHVNF, from the coding sequence ATGTGGTCTTCGAAGGCCTTCTTCGGATTTCTCATGCTGCTGTTTTTATTTGGCCAGTTGTCCTCTAAAGTTTCGGCGCAGACCGGCGGTGAAGCCGGTATCCAGGGCACGATCACGGATAAGACCGGTGCCGTGGTTCCCAACGCCAGCGTCACTGCCGTCAACCAGGCGACGCATGTGACGACCACCCATTCGGCCACCGGCGATGGCCTGTACACGATCTCGCCCGTGATTCCCGGCATCTACACCGTGGTTGTGACCGCCCCCGGCTTCCAGCAGTTCCGCCAGGAAAACCTTTCCGTGGACGCGCTGAAGCTGACCGGTCTGAATGTGACCCTGCAGGTCGGCAATGAGACCACGGAGGTCCGTGTGACCGCCGCGCCGCCGCCGCTTGAGACCACCAATGCCACGCTCGGCGGGGTGCTCGAGAATCACACCTATGAGAATCTGCCGCTGCAGATGAGTGGCCAGCAGCGCGATCCTACTGCCTTCGCCACGCTGCTGCCGGGCACTGTCTCCGGCACGCGCGCCCCGGTCATCGGTGGCACCGGTAACTACCTTGCTGCGGTCTACGTGGACGGTATCCCGCTCACGACGATCAACCAGCAGGGCGACAATCGCGTCGTCTCCAATGCCATCCCGGTCGAAGCGATCGACCAGTTCCAGGTGGTCACCAGCACGCCCGCGGCCGAGTACAGCGGTGCGGGCCTCATCAACTTCACGTTGCACTCCGGAGCTTCGCAGTATCACGGCGTTGTAGCCAGCTTCTTCCGCAATACGGCCTTCGATACCTGGGGCTTCACGCCTCCCGGCCTGACGGTCACAAATTCGGCAGGCGAGACGGTGCCGGCAGCCAAACCGGCCGAGCATCAGAACGAGTTTGTGGCCTCAGGCGGCGGACCGATCCCGTTCATGCGCAAGCGCGGGTTCTTCTATGTGACCTACGACAAGTATCACGGCCGCAGCGGCGTGAATCCGAATGCGCTCACCGTGCCTACCACGCTCATGCGCGAAGGTAACTTCAGTGAGCTTTCCGACAAGATTTACGACCCCACCTCGACGACTGCCTGCACTGCGGCCAATAACGGCACGCTTTGCCGCAACCAGTTTTCGGGCAATGTGATCCCGACCGACTATCTCTCGCCCGTCGCCCTAAAGATGGAGCAGTACCTGCCGGCCACGGTCAACGACCAACTGGTCAACAACACCATCGCTGGCGTGCCTTCAGGCTATGACAACTGGGAGATTGCGTCGCGCTTCGACTTCGACCTTTCGCCGAAGCAGCGTCTCTCCTACGTCTGGACCTACGGCGTGCGCAAGAATGTGCCCTTCACCGTGGGCAACAGCGGTTATGTGCTGCCTATGCCCTACACGCAGGGCGGCTATGCGACGATCATCCCGCTGATGACGGATGTGGAAGACAACTGGCTGATCAGCAACTCGATGAGCAACCAGCTCAAGGTTGCCTTCAACCGCTTCTCACAGCCGGTCGAGTCGCTGACCGACGGCGTCTCGCCGTATCGCGCGACTGCGGACCTGGGCATCACCAATCTGCCCACCGGGCAGGCTGCGGATGAGTTCCCCGGCATCACCTTCGGGACCAATACGCCGAATCCCACGGCTGAAGCGCAGTGGACCTCGGCCGGCGCCAGCGGCGCAACCCAGACCACGGTGCCGAATACCTATACCCTGCTCGACAACTTCCTGCTGGTGAAGGGCAAGCACAGCCTCACCATCGGCGCGCAGCTGCAGTGGCTGCAGGACAACGTCGCTTCGCAGCTTGGGCCGTCCGGCATCTATACCGCCGCGGTCAATGCCAACTCCACGGCGAACTTTGTCGGCAGCACGCTCTCTACCGGCACTTCGGGCTTCTCCTATGCCAGCTTCCTGCTCGGCGCCATGCCCTCGAGCGGCATCGCCATCCAGGCCGTCTCGGAAACCGGCGGCCGCTATCACGACTTCTCGCCCTACGTGCAGGACGACTGGAAGGTTACGCCCAAGCTCACGCTGAACCTCGGCCTGCGCTGGGATTACCTCACGCCCTTCCATGAAGTCGAGGATCGCTGGAGCTTCCTGAATCCGGATCTCACCAATACCGCCACCGGCAACAAGGGCATGCTGCAGTTCGCAGGCAACCGTGGCGCGGGCGTCAGCTGCCAGTGCACCACACCGGTCCAGACCTATATGAAGAATTTCGGCCCACGCATCGGCTTTGCCTACCAGGTGACGCCGCGCACCGTGATTCGCGGCGGCTACGGTCTTGTCTATTCGCTCGGTGGCGGTGTCGGCGGCCGCTCGGGCGCAGGCAACGGCACCGGAGCCACCGGCTTCAACGTGACGGCCACCACCCCGGCTGAAGTGACCAGCGGAGCCAGCGCTGGTCCGTCCTACTACCTGAACAACAGCACCTACTTCCAGGGCGCGGGCCTGGCCAACATGGCCTACGGCGGCCCCAGCTACACGCTCCCCACCACGCCAGCCATCAATGCGGCAGCGCAAACCACTAACACCGGCAACTATCTGAACAGCGCCGGCTCATGGGTCACTGCGAGCTCGATAGCCTATGCCGACCCGTATCTCTCGGGCCGCGCTCCGGAATTTAACCTGTTCAATTTCGGTATCCAGCAGGCGCTCAACGACAACATCGTTCTCACCATGAACTATGCTGGCACGAGCAGCCACTTCCTGGCTCCTTCGGCTGCCACGGCCCGTGGTCAGTGGAGCAATCAGATCAACCCCGCCTACATCCTGACCCTTGGCGGCGTAGCGGATTCGACAGGCAAGACGCCGCTGCTGGGCGCGCTCGCCACTCCGGCCAACGTCGCCATCCTTCAGCAGGCCATTCCCAGCTTCCAGCTGCCGTATGCCTCGATCTCCGGAACCAGCTCGCGCGCCAGCATCGCGCAGCTGCTCGTCGCCTTCCCGCAGTATTCCGGCGTGACCGACACCTGGGGCTCGAACGTTGCCAACCTCAGCTACAACTCCATGCAGGTTTCGCTCAGCCAGCGTCCATGGCATGGTCTCTCCTATACCGTGAACTACACCTGGTCGAAGAACATGGGTGACGACGGCACCTTCCGCAGCAGCTTCAATCTGCCCGCAGGCGTCGTCGACGGTGGCAAGAGCTACAAGATGGATCGCATCGACCGCTCGCTTACCGTCGTCGATACGCCGCAGGCCGCGGCTGCCTTCGGCGTCTGGCAGATGCCCTTCGGCAAGGCTGGCCTCACCGGCAGCAATGCCATTACCCGCTCGCTCTTCAAGGGATGGCAGATCTCTTCCATCTACACCTATGCCAGCGGTGTTCCGCTTGCGATCACCTACGGCGGTTGCACCGCGCCGCTGAGCGGCACCTGCGAGCCAGACTATGCTCCGAACTTCGGCGGCAAGGTTCGCATCAATGGAGCCTACGGCTCGCATGCGACGAACAAGAACTTCACCAAGCAGTACATCAATCCGGCGGCCTTTGTTGCGCCTTCGACGTATGCGCCCACGACCTCCGGAGCAACCTTCGCTTCGCCTATCAACCGCATCGGCAACGCAGCCCGTACCGCTCCGTACGGTTTGCGCAATCCTAATCACTGGAACGACGATGTCAGTCTGCGTCGTACCTTCCCCATTCATGAGCAGATCAACTTCGTCTTTGAAGTGGATAGCCTGAATGTGGCCAATCACCCGACCTTCAGCGGCGTGAATACCGCGTGGGGTCCTTCCGGTACGAGCGCCTACAGCTCCTTCGGTGAAGTCACCGGGGCCAGCGGCAATCGTGACTTCCAGTTTGCAGGCCACGTCAATTTCTGA